GCTGCCAGAAACGCTGGTTGGACGTGTTGATAGCAAATTCCGCTGTGTCTGCCGGTACAGTTACCGCTTCATCAACCAACTTGAACTGACCATCGCGAGGATCTAGGGTAAACATAATGGTGCCGTTTCCGGTGGATAGTGCCAGTACAGTCGCTGGGCCATACAACATGTAGCATGCGGCTAGCTGGTTACGTCCAGGCTGCATAAATGCCGCTTCGCCTTCAATCCCGTTTTGTGCTGGCAGTACCGAGAAAATGGTGCCAACCAAAGAGTTGATATCGATATTGGAAGAGCCATCGAGAGGATCGAAACTAACCAAGAACTTGCCGTCGCTGTGGCAAGCAACCACATAATCTTCCTCTTCCGATGCCAACGCATTTACCAGCGGTTGCGCGGCCAGCTTTGCTTTAATCAGATCGTTAGCGATCACATCTAACTTCTTTTGGGTTTCCCCTTGCACGTTCTCTGATTCGGTTGCACCTAATACACCGGCTAAGGCGCCACCTCGAACCAGCTCGCTGATCTCTACGCCACACTCGGCCAAGGTTGAAAGAAGTTGTTGCAGATCGGCATCGATGCCATTGCTACTAAGGAAATCGGTCAGAGTTTGCATGTTCGCAGTCCTGTGAACTTGTACCAATCTCATCAATTAGCTGATTAATATTGCTGCTTGAAACTTCCCCAGACGGTGTTGTCGAGTTTGCCGTTAGCACGACTAGCAGCGGCGCTCGACGCCTTGTTTGAAGTGAGTTATCCGGCGCAATAATCAATCACCTAGGTAATTTGATTAGTACTAATTTTTATAAGAAGAAAATTGCCGCAATGATAGCGGAGTTAACGGCCAATTGCATGACACACAGCGTTAGCTATATGCGAACGCTGTAGTGCGTAGATACAACAAAGCCGCCCGGAGGCGGCTCTGTTTACGCTGTTATTGATTAACGCTGACGCCACAAGATGGTGGCAATGGCTACCACGGCCAGCAACATGCAATACCAACCGTGGGCAATGACCGTTAATGGTGACAGGGCAAAAGTGGATGCCAATAACAATGCTTGCGCACCGTAAGGGATAAGCCCTTGGATGATACAGGAGAAGATATCCAGAGTAGCAGCGGCGCGCTTGGGTGATACGTCGTGCTCTTCAGATAGCTCTTTGGCAACGGGACCAGCCACGATAATAGATACGGTATTGTTTGCTACGCAGACGTTGGTTGCTGCAACCAGCGCGCCCATGCCGAGCTCTGCTGCTTTTGGACTGGTGGTGTTGCCAATCCAGTTAGCAATGCGACCGGTAAGCCAAGCGATACCACCTTGTTGTTTCATTAATGCCGCTAAGCCACCTACCAACATCGATAGCAAGAAGATCTCCTGCATGTTGGTAAAACCTTTGTAAATATCTTGGCCGAAGGTCATAAAGCCATAATCGCCACCAACCAACGCGGTGCCACCAGCGAGCAAAATGCCAATACTCAGTACCAAAAATACGTTCAGACCTGAAACCGCTAAGATAAGAATAGCTAAATATGGCAGTACTTTGGCCAATTCGATCTGCTGTGG
The genomic region above belongs to Ferrimonas lipolytica and contains:
- a CDS encoding class 1 fructose-bisphosphatase, with protein sequence MQTLTDFLSSNGIDADLQQLLSTLAECGVEISELVRGGALAGVLGATESENVQGETQKKLDVIANDLIKAKLAAQPLVNALASEEEDYVVACHSDGKFLVSFDPLDGSSNIDINSLVGTIFSVLPAQNGIEGEAAFMQPGRNQLAACYMLYGPATVLALSTGNGTIMFTLDPRDGQFKLVDEAVTVPADTAEFAINTSNQRFWQPAMQSYIADLLVGKEGKREKNFNMRWIAAMVGDVHRVLSRGGIFMYPQDSKNVAKPFKLRLMYEANPMAMLVEQAGGIASTGYETIMDIQPTDIHQRVAVILGSANEVETCLEYHK